A genomic window from Mesorhizobium sp. 131-2-1 includes:
- a CDS encoding type II and III secretion system protein family protein, whose amino-acid sequence MLGLNIHRLTLGLRLAGALAVAVSLAGAGVLVLGGQARAGNDIVYVSVTKNASIKVAKGKPRTIMTSAAFYQIVIGDPEIANVNPLTDKSFYVLGNNLGTTGIALFNENKELVGTIDIEVTLDTEQLANTIRASVPDAKINVGSANGRVVLSGEADDAVAAEKANKIASRFSGNEEVINSVNISSSQQVQLNVRFVEINRQAGIDLGAKYSANFAYGLGGRDVTIDPGSIPAAGTGEIIGRLLSNGVSIDIAIKALEERGLARRLAEPNLIARSGQTASFLAGGEFPIPVSEDNGKISVSYKKYGVSLDFTPTVLKDGLVSLDIAPEVSSIDASASYNIGEISVPGFIVRRAKTSIDLKNGQSFMIAGLLQSQNDITTSRLPGLGKLPVLGSLFSSKAYQRRETDLVIIVTPYLVKPVDPSKKMVEPTDGTQPASNSDYFLNNSEEVKTSDPNRALAMADGRVTQPASPTAGHFLDLPKD is encoded by the coding sequence ATGCTTGGGCTGAATATACATCGCTTGACGCTGGGGCTGCGCCTCGCGGGTGCGCTCGCCGTGGCGGTTTCACTGGCCGGGGCCGGAGTGCTTGTCCTCGGCGGGCAGGCGCGGGCCGGCAATGACATCGTCTATGTCTCGGTGACCAAGAACGCCTCGATCAAGGTCGCCAAGGGCAAGCCGCGGACGATCATGACGAGCGCGGCCTTCTACCAGATCGTCATCGGCGACCCGGAGATCGCCAACGTCAATCCGCTGACCGACAAGTCCTTCTATGTGCTCGGCAACAATCTCGGCACCACCGGCATCGCGCTGTTCAACGAGAACAAGGAACTGGTCGGTACCATCGACATCGAAGTGACGCTCGACACCGAGCAACTGGCGAACACCATTCGCGCCAGCGTGCCGGATGCCAAGATCAACGTCGGCTCGGCCAACGGCCGCGTGGTGCTGTCGGGCGAGGCGGACGACGCGGTCGCGGCCGAGAAGGCGAACAAGATCGCCAGCCGCTTTTCCGGCAATGAGGAAGTGATCAACTCGGTCAACATCTCGTCCTCGCAGCAGGTCCAGCTCAACGTCCGCTTCGTCGAGATCAATCGCCAGGCGGGTATCGATCTGGGCGCCAAGTACAGCGCCAATTTCGCCTATGGCCTGGGCGGCCGCGACGTGACGATCGATCCGGGATCGATCCCGGCGGCCGGAACCGGCGAGATCATCGGCCGTCTCCTGTCGAACGGCGTCTCGATCGACATCGCCATCAAGGCGCTTGAGGAGCGCGGCCTCGCCCGGCGGCTGGCCGAGCCGAACCTGATCGCGCGTTCGGGCCAGACAGCGAGTTTCCTCGCCGGTGGCGAATTTCCAATCCCGGTCTCCGAGGACAACGGCAAGATCAGCGTCAGCTACAAGAAATACGGCGTCAGCCTGGATTTCACCCCGACCGTGCTGAAGGACGGGCTGGTCAGCCTCGACATCGCGCCCGAGGTGTCGTCGATCGACGCGTCCGCCTCCTATAATATCGGCGAGATTTCGGTTCCGGGCTTCATCGTTCGCCGGGCGAAGACGTCAATCGACCTGAAGAACGGCCAGAGCTTCATGATCGCCGGCCTGCTGCAGTCGCAGAACGACATCACCACCTCGCGCCTTCCGGGTCTCGGCAAACTGCCGGTGCTGGGGTCGCTGTTCTCGTCCAAGGCCTATCAGCGGCGCGAGACCGACCTGGTGATCATCGTCACGCCCTATCTGGTCAAGCCGGTCGATCCGTCGAAGAAGATGGTCGAGCCGACCGACGGCACCCAGCCGGCCAGCAATTCGGACTATTTCCTCAACAACAGCGAGGAAGTGAAGACTTCCGACCCGAACCGCGCCCTGGCGATGGCCGACGGCCGCGTCACGCAGCCTGCCTCGCCGACGGCGGGGCATTTCCTCGACCTGCCGAAGGATTGA
- the parE gene encoding DNA topoisomerase IV subunit B — protein MDDSNDLFGNLEKQPQPVRAAARPADPLVQAAAKRPAASRDGSEGYSAADIEVLEGLEPVRRRPGMYIGGTDDKAMHHLFAEVIDNSMDEAVAGHATFIDVELSADGFLTVTDNGRGIPVDPHPKFKKPALEVIMTTLHSGGKFDSKVYETSGGLHGVGVSVVNALSDHLEVEVARGRQLYRQRFSRGVPVSGLEHLGEVHNRRGTRTRFHPDEQIFGKGAAFEPARLYRMTRSKAYLFGGVEIRWTCDPSLIKEKDQTPAKAEFHFPGGLKDYLKATLGDEFQVTREVFAGKSDKQGGHGSLEWAVTWFGGDGFLNSYCNTIPTAEGGTHEAGFRNVLTRGLRAYADLIGNKRASVITSEDVMISAAGMLSVFIREPEFVGQTKDRLATIEAIRIVENAIRDPFDHWLADNPQEGSKLLDWVIARADERVRRRQEKEVSRKSAVRKLRLPGKLADCTQNAAAGAELFIVEGDSAGGSAKQARDRASQAVLPLRGKILNVASAGNDKLAANQQISDLVQALGCGTRSKYRDEDLRYDRVIIMTDADVDGAHIASLLITFFYQEMPNLVRGGHLYMAVPPLYSIRQGGKIAYARDDAHKDELLRTEFTGRAKVEIGRFKGLGEMMASQLKETTMDPRKRTLLRVDVNEIDSATKDRVDELMGTKPEARFRFIQERAEFAEADVLDI, from the coding sequence ATGGACGACAGCAACGACCTCTTCGGCAACCTGGAAAAGCAGCCGCAACCGGTTCGCGCCGCCGCGCGCCCGGCCGATCCGCTGGTGCAGGCGGCGGCAAAGCGCCCGGCCGCCTCGCGCGACGGCAGCGAGGGCTACAGCGCCGCCGACATCGAGGTGCTGGAAGGGCTGGAGCCGGTGCGGCGCCGGCCCGGCATGTATATCGGCGGCACCGACGACAAGGCGATGCACCATCTCTTCGCCGAGGTCATCGACAATTCGATGGACGAGGCGGTCGCCGGCCATGCCACCTTCATCGATGTCGAGCTTTCGGCCGACGGCTTCCTGACCGTCACCGACAATGGCCGCGGCATCCCGGTCGATCCGCACCCGAAATTCAAGAAGCCGGCGCTCGAAGTCATCATGACGACGCTGCATTCGGGCGGCAAGTTCGACAGCAAGGTCTACGAGACCTCGGGCGGCCTGCACGGCGTCGGCGTTTCCGTCGTCAACGCGCTGTCCGACCATCTCGAGGTCGAAGTCGCGCGGGGTCGTCAGCTCTACCGCCAGCGTTTCTCACGCGGCGTCCCGGTGAGCGGGCTTGAGCATCTTGGCGAGGTGCATAACCGCCGCGGCACCAGGACCCGTTTCCACCCCGACGAGCAGATCTTCGGCAAGGGCGCGGCCTTCGAACCGGCGCGCCTCTACCGCATGACCCGCTCGAAAGCCTATCTGTTCGGCGGCGTCGAAATCCGCTGGACCTGCGATCCGTCGCTGATCAAGGAAAAGGACCAGACGCCGGCCAAGGCCGAGTTCCATTTCCCGGGCGGCCTAAAAGACTATCTCAAGGCCACACTCGGCGATGAATTCCAGGTCACGCGCGAGGTCTTCGCCGGAAAAAGCGACAAGCAGGGCGGCCATGGATCGCTGGAATGGGCGGTGACCTGGTTCGGCGGCGACGGTTTCCTCAATTCCTACTGCAACACCATTCCGACCGCTGAAGGCGGCACGCATGAGGCAGGCTTCCGCAACGTGCTGACGCGCGGGCTGCGCGCCTATGCCGACCTCATCGGCAACAAGCGCGCCTCCGTCATCACCTCCGAAGACGTCATGATTTCGGCCGCCGGCATGCTCTCGGTGTTCATCCGCGAGCCGGAATTCGTCGGTCAGACCAAGGACAGGCTGGCGACGATCGAGGCGATACGCATCGTCGAAAACGCCATCCGCGATCCGTTCGACCACTGGCTGGCCGACAATCCGCAGGAAGGCTCGAAGCTTCTCGACTGGGTGATCGCGCGCGCCGACGAGCGCGTGCGCCGGCGTCAGGAAAAGGAAGTGTCGCGCAAGAGCGCGGTGCGCAAGCTGCGCCTGCCGGGCAAACTCGCCGACTGCACGCAGAACGCCGCCGCCGGCGCCGAGCTGTTCATTGTCGAAGGCGATTCCGCCGGCGGCTCGGCCAAGCAGGCGCGCGACCGCGCCAGCCAGGCGGTGCTGCCGCTACGCGGCAAGATCCTCAACGTCGCCAGCGCCGGCAACGACAAGCTCGCCGCCAACCAGCAGATCTCCGACCTTGTCCAGGCGCTCGGTTGCGGCACGCGCTCGAAATACCGCGACGAGGACCTGCGCTACGACCGGGTCATCATCATGACCGACGCCGACGTCGACGGCGCCCACATCGCCTCGCTCTTGATCACCTTCTTCTATCAGGAGATGCCGAACCTGGTGCGTGGCGGCCATCTCTACATGGCGGTGCCGCCGCTCTATTCGATCCGGCAGGGCGGCAAGATCGCCTATGCCCGCGACGACGCGCACAAGGACGAGCTGCTGCGCACCGAGTTCACCGGCCGCGCCAAGGTAGAGATCGGCCGCTTCAAGGGCCTGGGCGAGATGATGGCCTCGCAGCTCAAGGAGACCACCATGGACCCGAGGAAGCGCACGCTGCTCAGGGTCGATGTGAACGAAATCGATTCAGCCACCAAGGACAGGGTCGATGAGCTGATGGGCACCAAGCCGGAAGCGCGCTTCCGCTTCATCCAGGAGCGCGCCGAATTCGCCGAGGCGGACGTGCTGGATATCTGA
- a CDS encoding DUF2336 domain-containing protein, translating into MIVSHFLKWIDTARVAERAAAASALARAYINSDLPFEDRCAAEAALTFLLDDASSKVRLALAEALSMSHHAPIQIISALASDQPEVAAMVLARSPLLTDADLIDRVAGGQKATQKLIADRPVVSMALAAAIAEIGEPEACAVLLANSGADIASLSFRRMAERHGHLPLVREALIADGRLPADCRHMLLVKLGETLKGSPLVLALMGAARADRVMRDACVKASVTLIEGTRAEEHAALIEHLRLRGDLTASFIIRTIAHGKVDFFGSALVALAQQSEQRVRALLAGGHDVALQALFRSAGLAAATHGIILRALKVWREVANGKRVAGVQEVSWLMLKELGGQSAEGDLAGLVKSIHLEALRENARGHALAIAAA; encoded by the coding sequence ATGATTGTTTCGCATTTTCTGAAATGGATCGATACGGCAAGGGTTGCCGAGCGCGCGGCCGCTGCCAGCGCGCTGGCTCGCGCCTATATCAATTCCGACCTGCCTTTCGAGGACCGCTGCGCCGCGGAAGCAGCGCTGACATTCCTGCTCGACGATGCCTCGTCGAAAGTGCGGCTGGCGCTGGCCGAGGCGCTGTCGATGAGCCATCACGCGCCGATCCAGATCATCAGCGCGCTGGCCTCCGACCAGCCGGAAGTGGCCGCGATGGTGCTGGCGCGTTCGCCATTGCTTACCGATGCCGACCTGATCGACCGGGTCGCCGGCGGCCAGAAAGCAACGCAGAAACTGATTGCCGACCGGCCTGTCGTCTCGATGGCGCTGGCGGCGGCGATCGCCGAAATCGGCGAACCGGAAGCCTGCGCCGTGCTGCTTGCCAACAGCGGCGCCGACATCGCGTCGCTGAGCTTCCGCCGCATGGCGGAGCGCCATGGCCATCTGCCGCTGGTGCGCGAGGCGCTGATCGCCGACGGGCGGCTGCCCGCCGATTGCCGGCACATGCTTCTGGTCAAGCTCGGCGAGACGCTGAAAGGTTCGCCGCTTGTGCTGGCCCTGATGGGTGCGGCAAGAGCCGATCGCGTCATGCGCGACGCCTGCGTGAAAGCCTCGGTGACACTGATCGAAGGCACGCGCGCGGAGGAGCATGCCGCGTTGATCGAGCATCTCAGGCTGCGCGGCGACCTCACCGCGAGCTTCATCATCCGCACCATCGCGCATGGCAAGGTCGATTTCTTCGGCTCGGCGCTGGTGGCGCTTGCCCAGCAATCCGAGCAGCGGGTGAGGGCGCTTCTGGCCGGTGGGCACGACGTGGCGTTGCAGGCGCTGTTCCGCAGCGCCGGCCTCGCCGCGGCCACCCACGGCATCATCCTGCGCGCACTCAAGGTGTGGCGCGAGGTGGCCAATGGCAAGCGTGTCGCCGGCGTGCAGGAGGTGAGCTGGCTGATGCTGAAGGAACTCGGCGGGCAGTCGGCGGAAGGTGACCTCGCCGGGCTGGTGAAGTCGATCCATCTCGAAGCGCTGCGCGAAAACGCGCGCGGGCACGCGCTGGCGATCGCGGCCGCTTAA
- a CDS encoding FUSC family protein has product MSLARLKDLIEARFGGLTQPTRSDWIFALRTVSAGLIALLSAYALRLDHPQWAMMTVFIVAQPVAGMVLAKGFYRLIGTLAGGLAAIGITSVFGTNPWLLLAALAIWIGICTLVSSLLRNPEAYGAALAGYTAMIIGLPAFGQPHLVVDLAVARCAEIVLGILCAGLTSRLILPKLAADAIISRLKRSILDLATYAGGAFSGGDAATLAGLQRKLIADAQTLAEMRTYARLEAPSFATRAHPVRRTIGQLLWALSAARALHSHAAPKNAALIPVRSELKAFVGELAATPGALDDTGPWVARLDAIAREARQTPEASPDPESDRVGTITRLTIAADFAEALKQVLRGLDALRSPVSRPSRDRRQPALVVHRDYHAAWRNAVRAAVATLLVAAFWLTTKWSEATGTVILVAVVSSLFASRPDPVQSAWGFFAGTLLALPFAFLVGQIAMPALPGFGWFALFVVPIMVPAALGMANPRHVGVATAFAINFLAFLSPHQAMTYDPGPFLAGSASILVGILIAIGVFIVVLPADPWVTVNRILQVMREDLARLCLHERIPRRSAFESLAYDRVNQLMPLLQRIGKKGDPVLGGSISAVTVGLEILRLRSAQQNSAIPSETVLSITNFLRGLARELLFRRSGEPQTATIAVARQYAASIAERSDKADMLQVAASLRIIAAAIEDFPDFFVKDRIQA; this is encoded by the coding sequence GTGAGCCTGGCGCGGCTGAAGGATCTTATCGAGGCAAGGTTCGGCGGGCTGACCCAGCCGACGCGTTCGGACTGGATCTTCGCCCTGCGCACCGTTTCGGCCGGGCTGATCGCGCTTCTTTCCGCCTACGCCCTCAGGCTCGATCATCCGCAATGGGCGATGATGACGGTTTTCATCGTTGCCCAGCCGGTCGCCGGCATGGTGCTGGCCAAGGGCTTCTACCGGCTGATCGGCACGCTGGCCGGCGGCCTGGCCGCGATCGGCATCACCTCTGTCTTCGGCACCAACCCCTGGCTTTTGCTCGCCGCGCTCGCGATCTGGATCGGGATCTGCACGCTGGTTTCGTCGCTGTTGCGCAATCCTGAGGCCTATGGCGCCGCCCTTGCCGGCTACACCGCGATGATCATCGGCCTGCCCGCCTTCGGCCAGCCGCACCTCGTCGTCGATCTCGCCGTCGCGCGCTGCGCCGAGATCGTGCTCGGCATCCTCTGTGCCGGCCTGACCAGCCGGTTGATCCTGCCGAAACTGGCGGCGGACGCCATCATCTCCAGGCTGAAGCGCAGCATCCTCGATCTTGCCACCTACGCAGGCGGCGCCTTCTCGGGAGGTGACGCCGCAACGCTTGCCGGTCTCCAGCGCAAGCTGATCGCCGACGCCCAGACGCTTGCCGAGATGCGCACCTATGCCAGGCTCGAGGCGCCAAGCTTCGCCACCCGCGCCCATCCGGTCCGGCGCACGATCGGCCAGCTTCTGTGGGCGCTTTCGGCGGCACGCGCGCTGCACAGCCATGCCGCGCCGAAGAACGCGGCCCTCATCCCGGTCCGCAGCGAGTTGAAGGCTTTCGTCGGCGAACTGGCGGCGACACCCGGCGCGCTCGACGACACCGGCCCCTGGGTGGCGCGGCTCGACGCGATCGCCAGGGAGGCGCGGCAGACGCCGGAGGCTTCACCCGATCCCGAAAGCGACCGGGTCGGCACCATCACCCGCCTTACCATCGCCGCTGACTTTGCCGAAGCACTGAAGCAGGTGCTGCGCGGCCTGGACGCGCTCCGTTCGCCGGTTTCGCGGCCGTCCCGCGACCGGCGCCAGCCGGCACTGGTCGTGCACCGGGACTACCACGCCGCCTGGCGCAATGCCGTGCGCGCCGCCGTCGCAACACTGCTGGTTGCCGCCTTCTGGCTGACGACGAAATGGTCGGAAGCGACCGGCACCGTCATCCTCGTCGCCGTCGTCTCCAGCCTGTTCGCGTCACGCCCCGATCCGGTCCAGTCGGCCTGGGGCTTCTTTGCCGGGACGCTGCTGGCGCTTCCCTTCGCGTTCCTCGTCGGCCAGATCGCCATGCCAGCGCTGCCCGGCTTCGGCTGGTTCGCGCTCTTCGTCGTGCCGATCATGGTGCCGGCGGCGCTCGGCATGGCCAATCCGCGCCATGTCGGCGTCGCCACCGCCTTTGCCATCAATTTCCTCGCCTTCCTCAGCCCGCATCAGGCCATGACCTACGACCCTGGCCCGTTCCTCGCCGGGTCGGCCTCGATCCTGGTCGGCATTCTGATCGCCATCGGCGTCTTCATCGTCGTGCTGCCCGCCGATCCATGGGTGACCGTCAACCGCATCCTCCAGGTCATGCGCGAAGACCTGGCACGCCTTTGCCTGCATGAACGCATACCTCGACGATCGGCGTTCGAAAGCCTGGCCTATGACCGGGTCAACCAGTTGATGCCGCTCTTGCAGCGCATCGGCAAGAAGGGAGACCCCGTGCTCGGCGGCAGCATTTCGGCTGTCACCGTCGGGCTCGAGATCCTGCGGCTGCGCAGCGCCCAGCAGAATTCAGCGATACCGTCGGAGACAGTTCTCTCCATCACCAATTTCCTGCGCGGACTGGCGCGCGAGCTGCTGTTTCGCAGGTCTGGCGAACCGCAGACGGCGACGATCGCCGTCGCCAGGCAATATGCGGCGAGCATCGCCGAGCGCAGCGACAAGGCCGACATGCTGCAGGTCGCCGCCTCGCTGCGCATCATTGCCGCGGCAATCGAGGATTTTCCGGATTTTTTCGTGAAGGACCGGATTCAGGCTTAA
- a CDS encoding HpcH/HpaI aldolase/citrate lyase family protein has translation MRSLLFVPGDSEKKLEKGFGAGADVVIVDLEDSVAAGNKQSAREIAARFIAAHRQKTASAIYVRVNDLSTGLTDDDLTALVPAAPDGIMLPKSNSGQDVQQLSAKLRVHEAENGLPDGAIRILPIITETPAGVLTAATYAGASTRLAGLTWGAEDLSAAIGARAARDERGRYTDVFRLARAMTILAAGAAEVAAIDTVFPDFRDMEAFAAECREAERDGFAGKMAIHPAQVPVINAAFTPSAEAVRHSQVIVDAFAAAGNPGVVGIDGKMYDRPHLRLAERLLARARAAGISA, from the coding sequence ATGCGCTCGCTGCTGTTTGTTCCCGGCGATTCGGAAAAGAAGCTGGAAAAGGGCTTTGGCGCCGGCGCCGACGTCGTCATCGTCGACCTTGAGGATTCGGTCGCGGCCGGCAACAAGCAGTCGGCACGCGAGATCGCGGCACGCTTCATCGCCGCGCATAGGCAAAAAACGGCCTCCGCGATCTATGTGCGCGTCAACGATCTGTCGACGGGGCTCACCGACGACGATCTGACGGCGCTTGTTCCAGCCGCGCCGGACGGCATCATGCTGCCGAAGTCGAACAGCGGCCAGGATGTCCAGCAGCTCTCGGCGAAGCTCAGAGTGCACGAGGCTGAAAACGGCCTGCCTGACGGCGCGATCAGGATCCTGCCGATCATCACCGAGACTCCGGCGGGCGTGCTGACCGCCGCAACCTATGCCGGCGCCAGCACGCGGCTTGCCGGTCTCACCTGGGGCGCCGAGGACCTGTCGGCCGCGATCGGCGCCCGCGCCGCGCGCGACGAGCGCGGCCGCTACACCGATGTCTTCCGTCTCGCCCGCGCCATGACCATCCTTGCGGCCGGCGCGGCTGAAGTCGCGGCGATCGACACTGTCTTTCCGGACTTCCGCGACATGGAAGCTTTCGCAGCCGAATGCCGCGAGGCCGAACGCGACGGTTTTGCCGGCAAGATGGCGATCCATCCGGCGCAGGTGCCGGTCATCAACGCGGCCTTCACGCCGTCAGCCGAAGCCGTAAGACACTCACAGGTAATCGTCGACGCGTTCGCCGCCGCGGGCAATCCCGGCGTCGTCGGCATCGACGGCAAGATGTATGATCGGCCGCATCTGCGCCTGGCCGAGCGCCTTCTCGCGCGCGCCAGGGCCGCCGGGATTTCCGCCTGA
- a CDS encoding AAA family ATPase encodes MASGIKSKKILLVSTDRTFLQDTRTAFAASDVIELLTVDKSITELRGEVQEADFGALIVDMDAAKLEEIESLQRVMRRLEGRVPVVVVTQEFNAAAVRILVQLQVADFLVKPITTADLVRSVVRALQGPGREENTESQIYTFMPAAGGVGTTTLALQTAFQLHHSVTRGASTCVVDLNFQQGACAEYLDLEPRFDITEIENQPERLDRQLLDVMLSKHASGLCVLAAPTRPSEMRSFKTDVVVRMLDLVSAYFDNVVIDMPRTWFPWTETVLLGSNKLYIVAEMTVPCLRHTQRLIQAIYETAGKEVKPNVIVNRFEQKMFDNGIKQADVQDILGEHFVGGISNNYRLVREAVDRGVPLHDVDPNANVVNDLKKIILPEEAVTTTTKSKSLFGLGKGLLKRKAG; translated from the coding sequence ATGGCAAGCGGCATCAAGAGCAAGAAGATCCTGCTCGTATCCACCGACAGGACGTTCCTGCAGGACACCCGCACGGCGTTCGCCGCTTCGGACGTGATCGAGCTGCTGACGGTCGACAAGAGCATCACCGAGCTGCGCGGCGAAGTCCAGGAGGCGGATTTCGGCGCGCTCATCGTCGACATGGACGCGGCGAAGCTGGAGGAGATCGAATCGCTGCAGCGCGTCATGCGCCGGCTGGAAGGCCGGGTCCCGGTGGTCGTGGTCACACAGGAATTCAACGCAGCGGCCGTGCGCATCCTGGTCCAGCTCCAGGTCGCCGATTTCCTGGTCAAGCCGATCACCACCGCCGACCTGGTGCGCTCAGTCGTGCGGGCGCTGCAGGGGCCGGGGCGGGAGGAAAACACCGAGTCGCAGATCTATACCTTCATGCCCGCCGCCGGCGGCGTCGGCACCACGACGCTGGCGCTGCAGACCGCCTTCCAGCTGCATCATTCGGTGACGCGCGGCGCCTCGACCTGTGTCGTCGACCTGAATTTCCAGCAAGGCGCCTGCGCCGAATATCTCGACCTCGAGCCGCGCTTCGACATTACCGAAATCGAGAACCAGCCGGAGCGCCTCGACCGGCAGCTCTTGGACGTGATGCTGTCCAAGCATGCGAGCGGGCTCTGCGTGCTGGCCGCGCCGACGCGCCCGTCGGAAATGCGCTCCTTCAAGACCGACGTCGTTGTGCGCATGCTCGACCTTGTCTCGGCCTATTTCGACAATGTCGTCATCGACATGCCTCGCACCTGGTTCCCATGGACCGAAACGGTGCTGCTCGGCTCCAACAAGCTCTACATCGTGGCCGAGATGACGGTGCCGTGCCTGCGCCACACGCAACGGCTGATCCAGGCGATCTACGAGACCGCCGGCAAGGAAGTGAAGCCGAACGTCATCGTCAACCGCTTCGAACAGAAGATGTTCGACAACGGCATCAAGCAGGCCGATGTTCAGGACATACTCGGCGAGCATTTCGTCGGCGGCATCTCGAACAACTACCGGCTGGTGCGCGAGGCCGTGGACCGTGGCGTGCCGCTGCACGACGTCGATCCGAACGCCAATGTCGTCAACGACCTGAAGAAGATCATCCTGCCTGAGGAAGCGGTGACGACGACGACCAAGTCGAAGTCGCTGTTCGGCCTCGGCAAGGGCCTGCTGAAGAGGAAGGCCGGATGA
- a CDS encoding methyltransferase family protein gives MIARLILQTFVWFGVMGAVLFLSAGTLNWPSAWVYLAVMIGFSLTLGVALARRDPGLMNERLSPPIQKDQAAADKVLLSILLVAIFAWLGLMGLDFRYGWSAVPSWLLAIGGVILLVGIWICHLTMLENSFAAPVVKIQGERGQHVITTGPYSYVRHPMYAGAILYFAGTALLLGSWWGLASVLLFIVLLAIRIFIEERTLRTGLQGYDDYAANVRYRLIPLVW, from the coding sequence ATGATCGCAAGACTGATCCTGCAGACATTCGTGTGGTTCGGCGTCATGGGCGCCGTGCTCTTCCTCTCGGCCGGCACGCTGAACTGGCCAAGCGCCTGGGTGTACCTGGCGGTGATGATCGGGTTCAGCCTGACGCTCGGCGTGGCGCTGGCCCGGCGCGATCCCGGGCTGATGAACGAGCGGCTCAGCCCTCCGATCCAGAAGGACCAGGCCGCAGCCGACAAGGTGCTGCTCTCCATCCTGCTCGTCGCCATCTTTGCGTGGCTGGGTCTGATGGGGCTCGACTTCCGCTACGGCTGGTCGGCGGTTCCTTCATGGCTGCTGGCGATCGGCGGGGTGATCCTGCTGGTCGGTATCTGGATTTGCCACCTGACAATGCTGGAGAACAGCTTCGCGGCGCCCGTGGTGAAGATACAGGGCGAACGCGGACAGCACGTCATTACGACAGGCCCCTACAGCTATGTCCGCCATCCGATGTATGCTGGCGCCATCCTCTACTTTGCCGGTACGGCACTCCTGCTTGGCTCCTGGTGGGGGCTGGCATCGGTGCTCCTTTTCATCGTGCTCCTGGCGATCCGCATCTTTATCGAGGAGAGGACGCTGCGGACCGGGCTGCAGGGTTATGACGACTACGCGGCGAATGTCCGCTACCGGCTGATCCCGCTGGTCTGGTAG
- a CDS encoding MaoC family dehydratase — MAGLYLEEFVVGHVFRHTLRKTVTESDNMLFSVMTLNPQPLHIDFDFAAKSEWGKPLVNSLFTLGLMIGISVNDITVGTTVANLGMKETVFPHPVFHGDTIRVETTVISVRESKSKPDRGIVEFEHRAYNQDDVLVAKCTRQAMMMKKAA, encoded by the coding sequence ATGGCCGGGCTTTATCTCGAAGAGTTCGTCGTCGGCCACGTCTTCCGCCACACGCTGCGCAAGACCGTCACCGAGAGCGACAACATGCTGTTCTCGGTGATGACGCTGAACCCGCAGCCGCTGCACATCGACTTCGACTTCGCCGCCAAAAGCGAATGGGGCAAGCCGCTGGTCAATTCGCTGTTCACGCTGGGGTTGATGATCGGCATTTCGGTCAACGACATCACCGTCGGCACCACTGTCGCCAATCTCGGCATGAAGGAAACGGTGTTTCCGCATCCGGTCTTCCATGGCGATACAATCCGTGTCGAAACCACGGTGATTTCGGTGCGCGAGTCCAAATCGAAGCCCGATCGCGGCATCGTCGAGTTCGAGCACCGCGCCTACAACCAGGATGACGTCCTCGTCGCCAAATGCACACGACAGGCGATGATGATGAAGAAGGCGGCCTGA
- the cpaB gene encoding Flp pilus assembly protein CpaB produces the protein MRGKAITMIGIAAVFGAISIFAADFWVKSQAKADSEEKTASIVMPPAPKVEFKTIVVANAPLRYGMQLDKAQLNEIPWPQDSVPQGAFTTVDELLKEGSRVVLSPIEINEPVLLTKLSGPNGRATLSNMLSPGMRAVTIRTDEIAGVGGFVTPGDRVDVVLTRDAGDIQEVAKNAQGASGSTITSEIVVADAKVLSVGQGADERQTEPQIANSVTLEVTTEGAKQVALARTVGTLSLSLRSASDSSAGKDGLTTISSFGGSVAANAGAAAGAVFEAVAKEPEKPKFKTVIVTRGTQGEEYKVPSPEQQQ, from the coding sequence GTGAGGGGCAAGGCCATAACCATGATCGGCATCGCCGCCGTCTTCGGCGCGATCTCGATCTTTGCCGCCGATTTCTGGGTCAAGAGCCAGGCGAAAGCCGATTCCGAAGAGAAAACGGCTTCGATCGTGATGCCGCCGGCACCCAAGGTCGAGTTCAAGACCATCGTGGTGGCGAATGCGCCGCTGCGCTACGGCATGCAGCTCGACAAGGCGCAGCTCAACGAAATCCCGTGGCCGCAGGATTCCGTGCCGCAGGGCGCGTTCACGACCGTCGACGAGCTGCTCAAGGAAGGCAGCCGCGTGGTGCTGTCGCCGATCGAGATCAACGAACCGGTGCTGCTCACCAAGCTGTCGGGGCCGAACGGCCGCGCGACGCTTTCCAACATGCTGTCGCCCGGAATGCGGGCGGTGACCATCCGCACCGATGAGATCGCCGGCGTCGGCGGCTTCGTCACGCCGGGCGATCGCGTCGATGTCGTGCTGACGCGCGATGCCGGCGATATCCAGGAAGTGGCCAAGAACGCGCAGGGCGCGTCCGGCTCGACGATCACGTCCGAGATCGTGGTGGCCGATGCCAAGGTTCTGTCGGTCGGCCAGGGCGCGGACGAGCGCCAGACCGAGCCGCAGATCGCCAACTCGGTGACCCTCGAGGTGACGACCGAGGGCGCGAAGCAGGTGGCGCTGGCCCGCACCGTCGGCACGCTGTCGCTGTCGCTCCGCTCCGCCAGCGACAGCAGCGCCGGCAAGGACGGCCTGACCACGATCTCGTCCTTCGGCGGCTCGGTGGCGGCAAATGCGGGGGCGGCTGCCGGCGCGGTGTTCGAGGCGGTGGCGAAAGAGCCGGAGAAGCCGAAGTTCAAGACAGTCATCGTGACGCGCGGCACGCAGGGCGAAGAATACAAGGTGCCTTCGCCGGAACAGCAGCAATAG